From one Longimicrobium sp. genomic stretch:
- a CDS encoding glycosyltransferase, translated as MIYICIPALNEARTIGVLLWKIRQVMEEFPRDYHVLVLDDGSTDDTREVLEPYARVLPVTVLRNEKTQGYAPALEKLIREAVRLSTHPKRDGLIVMQADFTESPDDIPQLLKRLEGGADIVGTAVKETEGELPRSLRWSRRGLPWLVSRSPRPKEIRDPLSGFRAYRVSVLKRALQDRDGKPLLTKHGWAANAELLLCVTPHVRRAEDAEVSLHYTRRERPTRFRPWSTALELWDFARKAPRRLAEARAAAAASDAKQPPQKPPRPEPAAADATRVQPPRREPAPEAPRQPRPQRAPESTAPAAPSTERTRPPRKRNRGRKDGDRQPQGDAQQPRAQGDAEPQRQRPPAAEAPEPRRREPSSGDPQRSPSPDAEQPFAGTLGDSEPQGDGSPESEGQPQGDGPRKRRSRSRRGKKPAASMDADASPDASASAAASPAAEAAAGTDQPDAALPGEASDAPPKRKRPPRPRRPRRKPQGAEGGESPESGGGESGPGDASPADFDAGRSSGGESGVSGGGAHRVESGAGDRGEGSFDAGPSSSGGGPTGGDSPPRATGGNESGTMGGGGDEA; from the coding sequence AGTTCCCGCGCGACTACCACGTTCTGGTGCTGGACGACGGCTCGACCGACGACACGCGCGAGGTGCTGGAGCCGTACGCCCGCGTCCTTCCCGTGACCGTGCTGCGCAACGAGAAGACGCAGGGGTACGCGCCGGCGCTGGAGAAGCTGATCCGCGAGGCGGTGCGCCTGTCCACGCACCCCAAGCGCGACGGGCTGATCGTGATGCAGGCGGACTTCACCGAAAGCCCGGACGACATCCCGCAGCTGCTGAAGCGGCTGGAAGGCGGCGCGGACATCGTCGGCACGGCGGTGAAGGAGACGGAGGGCGAGCTGCCGCGGTCGCTGCGCTGGTCGCGGCGCGGGCTTCCCTGGCTGGTGTCGCGCTCGCCGCGCCCCAAGGAGATCCGCGACCCGCTCTCCGGCTTCCGCGCCTACCGCGTCTCGGTGCTGAAGCGCGCGCTGCAGGACCGCGACGGCAAGCCGCTGCTCACGAAGCACGGCTGGGCGGCCAACGCCGAGCTGCTCCTCTGCGTCACGCCGCACGTGCGGCGGGCCGAGGACGCCGAGGTTTCGCTGCACTACACCCGCCGCGAGCGCCCCACGCGCTTTCGCCCGTGGAGCACGGCGCTGGAGCTGTGGGACTTCGCGCGGAAGGCGCCGCGCCGCCTGGCCGAGGCCCGCGCCGCCGCCGCGGCGTCCGACGCGAAGCAGCCGCCGCAGAAGCCGCCGCGCCCCGAGCCCGCCGCCGCCGACGCCACGCGCGTGCAGCCGCCGCGCCGCGAGCCCGCCCCCGAGGCGCCGCGCCAGCCCCGGCCGCAGCGCGCGCCCGAGTCCACCGCGCCCGCCGCGCCGTCCACCGAGCGCACCCGCCCGCCGCGCAAGCGCAACCGCGGCCGCAAGGACGGCGATCGCCAGCCGCAGGGCGATGCACAGCAGCCTCGCGCGCAGGGCGATGCCGAGCCGCAGCGCCAGCGTCCCCCCGCGGCCGAGGCGCCGGAGCCGCGCCGCCGCGAGCCATCTTCCGGCGACCCGCAGCGCAGCCCGTCTCCCGATGCGGAGCAGCCGTTCGCCGGAACGTTGGGGGATTCGGAGCCGCAGGGCGATGGATCGCCGGAGAGCGAGGGCCAGCCGCAGGGAGATGGGCCGCGGAAGCGCCGTTCCCGCTCCCGCCGCGGAAAGAAGCCCGCCGCGTCGATGGATGCGGATGCGTCGCCGGATGCGAGTGCGTCCGCGGCTGCGTCCCCTGCCGCCGAAGCCGCAGCGGGGACGGATCAGCCCGACGCGGCATTGCCCGGAGAGGCATCCGACGCCCCGCCGAAGCGCAAGCGTCCGCCGCGCCCCCGCCGCCCGCGCCGCAAGCCGCAGGGCGCGGAAGGCGGCGAATCCCCCGAATCCGGCGGTGGAGAGAGCGGCCCCGGGGACGCGTCGCCGGCCGATTTCGACGCGGGCAGAAGCAGTGGTGGCGAATCGGGAGTGAGCGGCGGCGGCGCGCACCGCGTCGAGAGCGGTGCCGGCGATCGTGGCGAAGGCAGCTTCGACGCTGGCCCGAGCAGTAGCGGTGGCGGTCCGACGGGCGGGGATTCGCCTCCTCGGGCCACCGGCGGGAACGAGAGCGGGACGATGGGTGGAGGTGGGGACGAGGCTTGA
- a CDS encoding DUF3108 domain-containing protein: protein MTFVRGHRWVSAAAALAAVVVLAGAGRMQEGARAARLPFASGERAEYQVKLGALSVGSGYVEIAGMETIGGAQTFHARMRVSGGVPLARVDDRYESWIDAQGLFSRRFIQDVHEVRYRRNRTYDFDPARRTFRRPDNGETGTIPTDKPLDELSFMYYARTLPLEVGDTYTLTRYFKESGNPVVLRVVRKETVTVPAGRFRTVVVQPTIRTSGIFGEGGRAEIYFTDDERRIPVLIKSRVPVVGSLTMSMRTYRAGS from the coding sequence ATGACTTTCGTGCGTGGACATAGATGGGTTTCCGCCGCCGCGGCCTTGGCTGCCGTGGTGGTGCTGGCCGGCGCGGGGCGCATGCAGGAAGGCGCGCGCGCCGCGCGCCTCCCCTTCGCCAGCGGCGAGCGCGCCGAGTACCAGGTGAAGCTGGGCGCGCTGAGCGTGGGCAGCGGGTACGTGGAGATCGCGGGGATGGAGACGATCGGCGGCGCGCAGACCTTCCACGCGCGGATGCGCGTGTCCGGCGGCGTGCCGCTGGCGCGCGTGGACGACCGCTACGAGTCGTGGATCGACGCGCAGGGGCTGTTCTCGCGGCGCTTCATCCAGGACGTGCACGAGGTGCGCTACCGCCGCAACCGCACGTACGACTTCGATCCGGCGCGCCGCACCTTCCGCCGCCCGGACAACGGCGAGACCGGCACCATCCCCACCGACAAGCCGCTCGACGAGCTGTCGTTCATGTACTACGCGCGCACCCTGCCGCTGGAGGTGGGCGACACCTACACGCTCACCCGCTACTTCAAGGAAAGCGGCAACCCGGTGGTGCTGCGCGTGGTCCGCAAGGAGACGGTGACGGTGCCCGCCGGCCGCTTCCGCACGGTGGTGGTGCAGCCCACCATCCGCACGTCGGGGATCTTCGGCGAGGGCGGCCGCGCGGAGATCTACTTCACCGACGACGAGCGCCGCATCCCCGTGCTCATCAAGAGCCGCGTGCCGGTGGTGGGGTCGCTGACGATGTCGATGCGCACCTACCGCGCGGGCTCCTGA